A stretch of the Streptomyces sp. NBC_01428 genome encodes the following:
- a CDS encoding PDR/VanB family oxidoreductase, with amino-acid sequence MPRLRTVVAVAGTALLVRRALRRRIGASPLWPLPALEEPVSGRPRSRALRLLVTRHERVADGVVQLRLEGADLPSWEPGAHLDLVLPSGLVRQYSLCGDPEDSSSYTVATRLVEDGRGGSREVHEQLQEGTEVEVRGPRNRFPLVDAPAYVFVAGGIGITPVLPMLRSVGEGADWRLLYGGRTRASMPFLEEIEKLDRTRVTVVAEDEDGLPDLDGLFADLPEGAAVYCCGPDGLMAAVEARVPEGRTLHLERFTARAPGSGDSSFEVELRRSGRTVTVPADSSVLAAVRAEFPDTLYSCEQGFCGTCQQRVLEGEIDHRDELLTDAERDDSMLICVSRARGERIVLDM; translated from the coding sequence ATGCCCAGGCTGCGGACCGTCGTCGCGGTCGCCGGTACGGCCCTGCTGGTCCGGCGGGCGCTGCGGCGCCGGATCGGGGCGTCGCCGCTGTGGCCGCTGCCCGCCCTGGAGGAACCGGTCTCGGGCCGGCCCCGCTCGCGTGCGCTGCGGCTCCTGGTCACCCGGCACGAGCGGGTCGCCGACGGTGTCGTCCAACTGCGCCTGGAGGGAGCGGACCTGCCGTCCTGGGAGCCCGGCGCCCATCTCGACCTGGTGCTGCCCTCGGGGCTCGTCCGGCAGTACTCGCTGTGCGGGGACCCGGAGGACAGCTCCTCGTACACCGTCGCGACCCGGCTGGTCGAGGACGGGCGGGGCGGATCGCGGGAGGTGCACGAGCAGCTCCAGGAGGGCACGGAGGTCGAGGTGCGCGGGCCGCGGAACCGCTTCCCGCTGGTGGACGCCCCGGCCTACGTGTTCGTCGCGGGCGGGATCGGCATCACCCCCGTCCTGCCGATGCTGCGGTCCGTCGGGGAGGGCGCCGACTGGCGGCTGCTGTACGGCGGCCGGACGCGCGCGTCGATGCCGTTCCTGGAGGAGATCGAGAAGCTCGACCGCACGCGGGTCACCGTGGTCGCCGAGGACGAGGACGGACTGCCCGACCTGGACGGCCTGTTCGCGGACCTTCCCGAGGGCGCGGCCGTCTACTGCTGCGGTCCCGACGGGCTGATGGCCGCGGTCGAGGCCCGCGTCCCCGAGGGCCGCACGCTGCACCTGGAGCGGTTCACGGCCCGGGCGCCCGGGTCCGGCGACAGCTCCTTCGAGGTGGAACTGCGGCGCAGCGGGCGTACGGTGACCGTGCCCGCGGACTCCTCGGTCCTCGCCGCCGTCCGCGCGGAGTTCCCCGACACCCTGTACTCGTGCGAGCAGGGGTTCTGCGGGACCTGCCAACAGCGCGTCCTGGAGGGCGAGATCGACCACCGGGACGAACTGCTGACGGACGCGGAGCGTGACGACTCGATGCTGATCTGTGTCTCCCGCGCGCGGGGGGAGCGCATCGTGCTGGACATGTGA
- the pulA gene encoding pullulanase-type alpha-1,6-glucosidase, translated as MIPRGSARRFGRPRLRAAVLAAALAVSLAQPLAARAETPPAPPSDARLAAEPARHDATRDQFYFVMPDRFANGDKANDEGGLTGSRLSTGYDPTDKGFYQGGDLKGLTKRLDYIKGLGTTAIWMAPIFKNQPVQGTGKDASAGYHGYWITDFTQVDPHFGTNKDLEKLISAAHAKGMKVFFDVITNHTADVVDYQEKSYDYLSKGAFPYLTEDGRPFDDADGGHGFPSVDTGSFPRTPTVPAAKKHAKVPSWLNDPTMYSNRGDSTYAGESTTYGDFSGLDDLWTERPEVVSGMEKIYERWVKDFGIDGFRIDTVKHVNMEFWTQWATALDAYAARHGRKDFFMFGEVYSADTSVTAPYVTEGRLDATLDFPFQDAARSYASQGGSAKKLASVFGDDYKYTTDKANAYEQVTFLGNHDMGRIGYFLDQDNPKATDAELLKKDRLANELMFLSRGNPVVYYGDEQGFTGSGGDKDARQTMFASKVADYLDDDEIGTDRTHASDAYDTNAPLYRQISDLSRLRKANPALTDGVQTERYAADGAGVYAFSRTDAKSGTEYVVAVNNADEARSATFATGSAGRDFRGIHGTSASVRSDADKKITVSVPAGSAIVLKAAGRLAAPATKPTLTLKAPDTGATGTVELGADVTGGQLDRVVFAAQVGTGAWRTLGSADHAPYKVTQAIGKDVPAGTPLRYKAVVVDSAGRTASATAASVTGTPPAAEIPTASSRDYAIVHYKRTDDDYTDWRLYAWGDLADGEATTWPAGHDFVGRDAYGAFAYVKLKPGASTVGFLVIDKDGNKDVAADRSIDVTKTGEVWLEQGKEPVLTERPAYPAQDRTKAVLHYHRADGDYTGWGLHVWTGAATPTDWTKPLEPVRTDAYGAVYEVPLAEGATSLSYILHKGDEKDLPSDQSLDLTANGHEVWMLGGQEKYLLPQPAGSAAALDLSTSKAVWIDRDTVAWNGSDAAVSTQLLSSRDGSIAVKDGTLTSDDDRWLRLEKTTLTDAQKAAFPHLKTYTAWSVDPRDRDRVRASLGGQLVASQRAANGAVLAATGVQTAGVLDDLYDARTAHLGPVFHDGVPTLSVWAPTAQSLSLDLDGTTVAMRRDDSTGVWSVRGKRSWTGKPYRYVVKVWAPTVGKLVTNKVTDPYSVALTTDSERSLVVDLDAGNLAPSGWSALKKPKAVPLRDAQIQELHIRDFSVADTTVPAKDQGTYLAFTDKNSDGSKHLRQLAASGTSYVHLLPAFDLATVPEKKTDRATPDCDLASFPADSEKQQECVAKSAAKDAYNWGYDPYHYTVPEGSYATDPDGTGRTVEFRKMVKSLNEDGLRVVMDVVYNHTAASGQADTSVLDRIVPGYYQRLMADGSVATSTCCAGTAPENAMMGKLVVDSLVTWAKEYKVDGFRFDLMGHHPKANILAVRKALDALTLAKDGVDGKKIVLYGEGWNFGEVADDARFVQATQKNMAGTGIATFSDRARDAVRGGGPFDEDPGVQGFASGLYTDPNSSSANGTPAEQKARLLHYQDLIKVGLTGNLAAYRFTDSAGKEVTGSEVDYNGQPAGYAAAPGDALAYADAHDNESLYDALTYKLPATTGAADRARMQVLAMATATLSQGPSLSQAGSDLLRSKSLDRNSFDSGDWFNAIHWNCQDGNGFGRGLPPAADNAAKWPYAKPLLTTVSVGCAQIGGTSAAYQDLQRIRTGEDVFSLSTAAQVQAKLSFPLSGEDETPGVITARLGDLVIVFNATPEQQEQEVGSLAGTAYALHPVQAKGADPVVKSSSYARTSGTFTVPARTVAVFTRTP; from the coding sequence CTGATACCGAGAGGGTCGGCGCGCCGCTTCGGCCGCCCCCGGCTGCGCGCAGCCGTCCTCGCCGCCGCACTGGCCGTATCGCTCGCGCAACCCCTCGCGGCGCGGGCCGAGACCCCGCCCGCACCCCCGTCCGACGCCAGGCTCGCCGCCGAGCCCGCGCGGCACGACGCCACCCGCGACCAGTTCTACTTCGTGATGCCGGACCGCTTCGCCAACGGCGACAAGGCCAACGACGAGGGCGGACTGACCGGGTCCCGGCTGTCGACCGGGTACGACCCGACCGACAAGGGCTTCTACCAGGGCGGCGACCTCAAGGGCCTGACGAAGCGGCTCGACTACATCAAGGGCCTCGGCACCACCGCCATCTGGATGGCGCCGATCTTCAAGAACCAGCCCGTGCAGGGCACCGGCAAGGACGCCTCGGCCGGCTACCACGGTTACTGGATCACCGACTTCACCCAGGTCGACCCGCACTTCGGCACCAACAAGGACCTGGAGAAGCTGATCTCCGCGGCCCACGCCAAGGGCATGAAGGTCTTCTTCGACGTCATCACCAACCACACGGCCGACGTCGTCGACTACCAGGAGAAGTCCTACGACTACCTCTCCAAGGGCGCCTTCCCCTACCTGACCGAGGACGGCCGGCCCTTCGACGACGCCGACGGCGGCCACGGCTTCCCGTCCGTGGACACCGGCTCCTTCCCTCGCACGCCCACCGTGCCCGCCGCGAAGAAGCACGCCAAGGTCCCGTCCTGGCTCAACGACCCGACCATGTACAGCAACCGGGGCGACTCCACCTACGCGGGCGAGTCCACCACCTACGGCGACTTCTCCGGCCTCGACGACCTGTGGACCGAGCGTCCCGAGGTGGTCAGCGGCATGGAGAAGATCTACGAGCGCTGGGTGAAGGACTTCGGCATCGACGGCTTCCGGATCGACACCGTGAAGCACGTGAACATGGAGTTCTGGACGCAGTGGGCGACCGCCCTCGACGCGTACGCCGCCCGGCACGGCCGCAAGGACTTCTTCATGTTCGGCGAGGTCTACTCCGCCGACACCTCGGTCACCGCTCCGTACGTCACCGAGGGCCGGCTCGACGCCACCCTCGACTTCCCCTTCCAGGACGCTGCCCGCTCGTACGCCTCCCAGGGCGGCAGCGCGAAGAAGCTGGCGTCGGTGTTCGGGGACGACTACAAGTACACGACCGACAAGGCCAACGCCTACGAGCAGGTCACCTTCCTCGGCAACCACGACATGGGCCGCATCGGGTACTTCCTGGACCAGGACAACCCGAAGGCGACCGACGCCGAACTGCTGAAGAAGGACCGGCTCGCCAACGAGCTGATGTTCCTCAGCCGCGGGAACCCCGTCGTCTACTACGGCGACGAGCAGGGCTTCACCGGCTCCGGCGGCGACAAGGACGCCCGGCAGACGATGTTCGCCTCGAAGGTCGCCGACTACCTCGACGACGACGAGATCGGCACCGACCGCACCCACGCGAGCGACGCCTACGACACGAACGCCCCGCTCTACCGGCAGATCAGCGACCTCTCCCGGCTCCGCAAGGCCAACCCGGCCCTCACCGACGGCGTCCAGACGGAGCGCTACGCGGCGGACGGCGCCGGTGTGTACGCCTTCTCCCGTACGGACGCGAAGTCCGGCACCGAGTACGTCGTCGCCGTGAACAACGCGGACGAGGCCAGGTCGGCGACGTTCGCGACGGGTTCGGCGGGCAGGGACTTCCGTGGCATCCACGGCACCTCCGCCTCCGTGCGCAGCGACGCCGACAAGAAGATCACCGTCTCCGTGCCGGCCGGTTCGGCGATCGTCCTCAAGGCCGCAGGCCGGCTCGCCGCCCCCGCGACGAAGCCGACCCTGACCCTCAAGGCCCCCGACACCGGCGCGACCGGCACCGTCGAGCTCGGCGCCGACGTCACCGGCGGGCAGCTCGACCGGGTCGTCTTCGCCGCCCAGGTCGGAACCGGCGCGTGGCGCACCCTCGGCTCCGCCGACCACGCCCCGTACAAGGTCACCCAGGCCATCGGCAAGGACGTACCGGCGGGAACACCCCTGCGTTACAAGGCCGTCGTCGTCGACTCCGCGGGACGCACCGCGAGTGCCACGGCCGCCTCGGTCACCGGTACCCCGCCCGCGGCGGAGATCCCTACGGCGTCCTCCCGCGACTACGCGATCGTCCACTACAAGCGCACCGACGACGACTACACCGACTGGCGGCTGTACGCCTGGGGCGACCTCGCGGACGGTGAGGCCACGACCTGGCCCGCCGGCCACGACTTCGTGGGACGCGACGCCTACGGCGCCTTCGCCTACGTCAAGCTGAAGCCCGGCGCCTCCACGGTCGGCTTCCTCGTCATCGACAAGGACGGCAACAAGGACGTCGCCGCCGACCGCTCCATCGACGTCACGAAGACCGGTGAGGTCTGGCTGGAGCAGGGCAAGGAGCCGGTCCTCACCGAACGGCCCGCCTACCCGGCCCAGGACAGGACCAAGGCCGTGCTCCACTACCACCGCGCCGACGGCGACTACACCGGCTGGGGCCTGCACGTGTGGACCGGGGCCGCGACGCCCACGGACTGGACGAAGCCCCTGGAGCCGGTGCGCACCGACGCCTACGGAGCCGTCTACGAGGTGCCGCTCGCCGAGGGCGCGACCAGCCTCAGCTACATCCTCCACAAGGGCGACGAGAAGGACCTCCCCAGCGACCAGTCCCTCGACCTGACCGCGAACGGCCACGAGGTGTGGATGCTGGGGGGCCAGGAGAAGTACCTGCTCCCGCAGCCCGCGGGCAGCGCGGCCGCCCTCGACCTCAGCACCTCCAAGGCCGTCTGGATCGACCGGGACACCGTCGCCTGGAACGGCTCCGACGCCGCCGTCTCCACCCAGCTGCTGTCCTCCCGCGACGGCTCGATCGCCGTCAAGGACGGGACGCTGACCAGCGACGACGACCGCTGGCTGCGGCTGGAGAAGACCACCCTGACCGACGCCCAGAAGGCCGCCTTCCCGCACCTGAAGACGTACACCGCCTGGTCCGTCGACCCGCGCGACCGGGACCGGGTCCGGGCCTCGCTCGGCGGCCAGCTCGTCGCCTCGCAGCGCGCGGCGAACGGCGCCGTGCTCGCGGCGACCGGCGTCCAGACCGCCGGCGTCCTGGACGACCTGTACGACGCGCGGACGGCACACCTCGGACCGGTCTTCCACGACGGCGTCCCCACCCTGTCGGTGTGGGCCCCCACCGCGCAGTCGCTGAGCCTCGACCTCGACGGCACCACCGTCGCGATGCGACGCGACGACTCCACCGGCGTGTGGTCGGTGCGGGGCAAGCGCTCCTGGACGGGCAAGCCCTACCGGTACGTCGTGAAGGTGTGGGCGCCGACCGTCGGCAAGCTCGTCACCAACAAGGTCACCGACCCGTACTCCGTCGCCCTGACCACCGATTCCGAACGCAGCCTGGTCGTCGACCTGGACGCCGGGAACCTCGCTCCGTCCGGCTGGTCCGCGCTGAAGAAGCCCAAGGCCGTGCCGCTGCGGGACGCGCAGATCCAGGAACTCCACATCCGGGACTTCTCGGTGGCGGACACGACCGTCCCCGCCAAGGACCAGGGCACCTACCTGGCGTTCACCGACAAGAACAGCGACGGCTCGAAGCACCTGAGGCAGCTGGCGGCGTCCGGCACCTCGTACGTGCACCTGCTGCCGGCCTTCGACCTCGCGACCGTGCCCGAGAAGAAGACGGACCGGGCGACGCCGGACTGCGACCTCGCCTCCTTCCCGGCCGACTCCGAGAAGCAGCAGGAGTGCGTCGCGAAGAGCGCCGCGAAGGACGCCTACAACTGGGGCTACGACCCGTACCACTACACGGTCCCCGAGGGCTCGTACGCCACCGACCCGGACGGCACCGGGCGCACGGTCGAGTTCCGGAAGATGGTCAAGTCGCTGAACGAGGACGGCCTCAGGGTCGTCATGGACGTCGTCTACAACCACACCGCCGCGAGCGGCCAGGCCGACACCAGCGTCCTCGACCGGATCGTCCCCGGCTACTACCAGCGGCTCATGGCCGACGGCAGCGTGGCCACCTCCACCTGCTGCGCGGGCACGGCCCCCGAGAACGCCATGATGGGCAAGCTCGTCGTGGACTCGCTCGTCACCTGGGCCAAGGAGTACAAGGTCGACGGCTTCCGCTTCGACCTCATGGGACACCACCCCAAGGCCAACATCCTGGCGGTCCGCAAGGCCCTCGACGCGCTCACCCTCGCGAAGGACGGCGTCGACGGCAAGAAGATCGTCCTCTACGGCGAGGGCTGGAACTTCGGCGAGGTCGCCGACGACGCCCGCTTCGTCCAGGCCACCCAGAAGAACATGGCCGGAACCGGGATCGCGACCTTCTCCGACCGCGCTCGCGACGCCGTGCGCGGCGGGGGCCCCTTCGACGAGGACCCCGGCGTCCAGGGCTTCGCGTCCGGCCTCTACACCGACCCCAACTCCTCGTCCGCCAACGGCACACCGGCCGAGCAGAAGGCCCGGCTGCTGCACTACCAGGACCTCATCAAGGTCGGCCTGACCGGCAACCTGGCCGCGTACCGGTTCACCGACTCCGCCGGCAAGGAGGTCACGGGCTCCGAGGTCGACTACAACGGCCAGCCGGCCGGCTACGCCGCGGCACCGGGCGACGCGCTCGCCTACGCCGACGCACACGACAACGAGTCCCTGTACGACGCGCTGACCTACAAACTGCCCGCGACGACCGGCGCCGCCGACCGGGCCCGCATGCAGGTCCTGGCGATGGCGACGGCCACCCTCTCGCAGGGACCGTCCCTCTCCCAGGCCGGATCGGACCTGCTGCGCTCCAAATCCCTGGACCGCAACTCCTTCGACAGCGGTGACTGGTTCAACGCCATCCACTGGAACTGCCAGGACGGCAACGGGTTCGGCCGCGGGCTGCCGCCGGCCGCGGACAACGCGGCGAAGTGGCCCTACGCCAAGCCGCTGCTGACGACCGTCTCGGTCGGCTGCGCCCAGATCGGCGGCACCTCCGCCGCCTACCAGGACCTGCAGCGCATCCGCACCGGCGAGGACGTGTTCTCGCTCTCCACGGCGGCGCAGGTGCAGGCGAAGCTCTCCTTCCCGCTGTCCGGCGAGGACGAGACCCCCGGAGTGATCACCGCGCGCCTCGGCGACCTCGTGATCGTCTTCAACGCCACTCCGGAGCAGCAGGAACAGGAGGTCGGCTCCCTCGCCGGGACGGCGTACGCGCTGCACCCGGTGCAGGCCAAGGGAGCGGACCCCGTCGTCAAGTCCTCGTCCTACGCGCGGACCTCGGGCACCTTCACGGTCCCGGCCCGGACGGTGGCGGTGTTCACCCGGACCCCGTAG
- a CDS encoding alpha-amylase, which produces MAKRTLATALALAAGMAASVVLPAGTAEATPPGTKDVTAVLFEWKFDSVAKECTTTLGPAGYGYVQVSPPAEHIQGSQWWTSYQPVSYRIAGRLGDATAFKNMINTCHAAGVKVVTDTVINHMSAGSGTGTGGSSYTKYNYPGLYSSYDMDDCTASISDYTNRSNVQNCELVGLADLDTGEEYVRSTIAGYLNTLLGYGVDGFRVDAAKHIPAADLANIKSRLSNPSAYWKQEVIYGAGEAVQPTEYTGNGDVQEFRYAYDLKRVFNNENLAYLKNYGEGWGYMNSSVAAVFVDNHDTERNGSTLTYKDGANYTLANVFMLAYPYGAPDINSGYEWSNADAGPPNGGTVNACWQDGWKCQHAWPEIKSMVAFRNTTRGQALSNWWDNGNDAIAFGRGSKGFVAINHETSSLSRTYTTSLAAGTYCNVQNNTQVTVNGSGQFTATLGANTALAISAGKSSC; this is translated from the coding sequence ATGGCCAAGAGAACTCTTGCCACCGCGCTCGCGCTGGCCGCCGGCATGGCCGCCTCGGTGGTCCTCCCCGCCGGTACCGCCGAAGCCACTCCGCCCGGCACCAAGGACGTCACCGCCGTCCTCTTCGAGTGGAAGTTCGACTCGGTCGCCAAGGAGTGCACCACCACGCTGGGCCCCGCCGGATACGGCTACGTCCAGGTGTCCCCGCCCGCCGAGCACATACAGGGCTCGCAGTGGTGGACCTCGTACCAGCCCGTCAGCTACCGGATCGCCGGGCGTCTCGGTGACGCCACCGCCTTCAAGAACATGATCAACACCTGTCACGCGGCCGGCGTGAAGGTCGTGACGGACACCGTGATCAACCACATGTCCGCCGGCTCGGGCACCGGCACCGGCGGCTCCTCGTACACGAAGTACAACTACCCCGGTCTGTACTCCTCGTACGACATGGACGACTGCACCGCCAGCATCAGCGACTACACCAACCGCTCCAACGTCCAGAACTGCGAGCTCGTCGGCCTCGCCGACCTGGACACCGGCGAGGAGTACGTCCGGTCCACCATCGCCGGATACCTGAACACCCTGCTCGGCTACGGCGTGGACGGCTTCCGCGTCGACGCGGCCAAGCACATCCCGGCGGCCGACCTCGCCAACATCAAGTCCCGGCTGAGCAACCCGTCCGCGTACTGGAAGCAGGAGGTCATCTACGGCGCCGGAGAGGCCGTCCAGCCCACCGAGTACACCGGCAACGGCGACGTCCAGGAGTTCCGCTACGCCTACGACCTCAAGCGGGTCTTCAACAACGAGAACCTGGCCTACCTGAAGAACTACGGCGAGGGCTGGGGATACATGAACAGCTCCGTGGCCGCCGTCTTCGTCGACAACCACGACACCGAGCGCAACGGCTCCACCCTCACCTACAAGGACGGCGCGAACTACACCCTCGCCAACGTCTTCATGCTCGCCTACCCGTACGGCGCCCCCGACATCAACTCCGGCTACGAGTGGTCGAACGCGGACGCCGGGCCGCCCAACGGCGGCACCGTCAACGCCTGCTGGCAGGACGGCTGGAAGTGCCAGCACGCCTGGCCGGAGATCAAGTCGATGGTCGCCTTCCGCAACACCACCCGCGGGCAGGCGCTGAGCAACTGGTGGGACAACGGCAACGACGCCATCGCCTTCGGCCGCGGCAGCAAGGGCTTCGTCGCCATCAACCACGAGACCTCGTCGCTGAGTCGGACGTACACGACCTCCCTCGCGGCGGGCACCTACTGCAACGTGCAGAACAACACGCAGGTCACGGTGAACGGTTCGGGGCAGTTCACGGCAACTCTGGGCGCCAACACGGCACTCGCGATCTCCGCGGGCAAGTCCAGCTGCTGA
- a CDS encoding TetR/AcrR family transcriptional regulator — protein sequence MTTGVRRRMGVEERRQQLIGVALDLFSRRSPDEVSIDEIASAAGISRPLVYHYFPGKLSLYEAALQRAADDLAGRFVEAHEGPLGARLLRVMRRFFDFVDDHGPGFAALMRGGPAVGSSTTNALVDSVRQAAYLQVLSHLDVKNPPARLELVVRSWISLVESTALIWLDGRRIPRGELEVQLVHDFAALAAVSAAYDDEVAALLRRGLEGEPGDGPFTDLAVRLISLATPPAS from the coding sequence ATGACAACCGGGGTACGCCGCAGGATGGGTGTCGAGGAGCGACGGCAGCAGCTGATCGGCGTCGCCCTCGACCTGTTCAGCCGACGCTCGCCCGACGAGGTCTCCATCGACGAGATAGCCTCCGCCGCGGGCATCTCCCGTCCGCTCGTCTACCACTACTTCCCGGGCAAACTCAGCCTGTACGAGGCCGCGTTGCAGCGGGCCGCGGACGATCTCGCGGGCCGTTTCGTGGAGGCGCACGAGGGACCGCTCGGGGCACGGCTGCTGCGGGTGATGCGCCGGTTCTTCGACTTCGTGGACGATCACGGGCCCGGTTTCGCCGCGCTGATGCGAGGCGGCCCGGCCGTCGGCTCCTCCACCACCAACGCGCTGGTCGACTCCGTCCGGCAGGCCGCGTACCTCCAGGTCCTGTCGCACCTGGACGTGAAGAACCCCCCGGCCCGGCTGGAACTGGTCGTCCGCTCCTGGATCTCCCTGGTGGAGTCGACCGCGCTGATCTGGCTGGACGGCCGGCGCATCCCGCGCGGTGAGCTGGAGGTCCAGCTCGTGCACGACTTCGCGGCGCTGGCCGCGGTGAGCGCGGCCTACGACGACGAGGTGGCCGCTCTGCTGCGCAGGGGGCTGGAGGGCGAGCCGGGCGACGGCCCGTTCACCGACCTCGCCGTCCGGCTCATCTCGCTGGCCACCCCGCCCGCGTCCTAG
- a CDS encoding glycoside hydrolase family 13 protein, whose product MSQHSADQAPNSVLATVAAHRDWWRDAVIYQVYPRSFADSNGDGMGDLEGVRSRLPYLRDLGVDAVWLSPFYASPQADAGYDVADYRAVDPMFGNLLDADALIRDAHGLGLRIIVDLVPNHSSDQHEWFKRALREGPGSDLRDRYHFRPGKGADGELPPNDWESIFGGPAWTRVTEPDGTPGEWYLHLFAPEQPDFNWEHPAVGDEFRSILRFWLDMGVDGFRIDVAHGLVKAEGLPDLGDHDQLKLLGNDVMPFFDQDGVHEVYRQWRTILDEYSGERIFVAEAWTPTIERTANYVRPDELHQAFNFQYLGTHWDAAELRSVIDRTLDAMRPVGAPSTWVLSNHDVTRHATRFANEPGLGTQIRTAGDRELGLRRARAASLLMLALPGSAYLYQGEELGLPDVVDLPDEVRQDPAYFRGAGQDGFRDGCRVPIPWTRAGTSYGFGDGGSWLPQPAAWAELSIEAQTGVAGSTLELYRDALAVRRERSDLGAGDSVEWLDAPEGVLAFRRGEVVCTANTGAEAVTVPVYGRVLVASGEVTVSKGGEAKLPADTTVWWAA is encoded by the coding sequence ATGAGCCAGCACTCCGCCGACCAGGCCCCGAACTCCGTTCTCGCCACCGTCGCCGCGCACCGCGACTGGTGGCGCGACGCGGTGATCTACCAGGTCTATCCGCGCAGCTTCGCCGACAGCAACGGCGACGGCATGGGCGACCTGGAGGGCGTACGCTCCCGACTCCCGTACCTGCGCGACCTCGGCGTGGACGCCGTGTGGCTCAGCCCCTTCTACGCCTCGCCGCAGGCCGACGCCGGCTACGACGTGGCGGACTACCGGGCCGTCGACCCCATGTTCGGCAACCTCCTGGACGCCGACGCGCTCATCCGCGACGCCCACGGGCTCGGCCTGCGGATCATCGTCGACCTGGTGCCCAACCACTCCTCGGACCAGCACGAGTGGTTCAAGCGCGCCCTGCGCGAGGGCCCCGGCTCCGACCTGCGCGACCGCTACCACTTCCGTCCCGGCAAGGGCGCGGACGGCGAACTGCCGCCCAACGACTGGGAGTCCATCTTCGGCGGCCCGGCCTGGACCCGCGTCACCGAACCGGACGGCACCCCCGGCGAGTGGTACCTGCACCTCTTCGCGCCCGAGCAGCCCGACTTCAACTGGGAACACCCCGCCGTCGGTGACGAGTTCCGCTCCATCCTGCGGTTCTGGCTCGACATGGGCGTCGACGGCTTCCGTATCGACGTCGCGCACGGCCTGGTCAAGGCGGAGGGCCTGCCGGACCTCGGCGACCACGACCAGCTGAAGCTGCTGGGCAACGATGTCATGCCGTTCTTCGACCAGGACGGCGTGCACGAGGTCTACCGGCAGTGGCGCACCATCCTCGACGAGTACTCCGGTGAGCGCATCTTCGTCGCCGAGGCGTGGACGCCGACCATCGAGCGCACCGCGAACTACGTGCGCCCCGACGAACTGCACCAGGCCTTCAACTTCCAGTACCTGGGCACTCATTGGGACGCGGCCGAGCTGCGTTCGGTGATCGACCGCACCCTCGACGCGATGCGTCCGGTCGGCGCCCCCTCCACCTGGGTGCTGTCGAACCACGACGTGACCCGGCACGCCACCCGGTTCGCCAACGAGCCCGGCCTCGGGACCCAGATCCGTACCGCCGGGGACCGGGAGCTCGGCCTGCGCCGGGCCCGCGCGGCGAGCCTGCTGATGCTGGCGCTGCCCGGCTCCGCCTACCTCTACCAGGGCGAGGAACTCGGCCTGCCCGACGTCGTCGACCTGCCCGACGAGGTGCGCCAGGACCCCGCCTACTTCCGGGGCGCCGGACAGGACGGCTTCCGTGACGGCTGCCGGGTGCCGATCCCGTGGACCCGCGCCGGCACCTCGTACGGCTTCGGAGACGGCGGCAGCTGGCTGCCGCAGCCCGCCGCGTGGGCGGAGCTGAGCATCGAGGCGCAGACCGGCGTGGCGGGCTCGACCCTGGAGCTGTACCGCGACGCGCTGGCGGTGCGCCGCGAGCGTTCGGACCTCGGCGCCGGTGACTCCGTCGAGTGGCTGGACGCGCCCGAGGGCGTCCTCGCCTTCCGGCGCGGCGAGGTCGTCTGCACCGCGAACACGGGCGCCGAGGCCGTGACCGTGCCGGTATACGGCCGGGTGCTCGTCGCGAGCGGCGAGGTGACCGTGTCGAAGGGCGGCGAGGCGAAGCTGCCCGCCGACACGACCGTGTGGTGGGCAGCCTGA
- a CDS encoding 5-carboxymethyl-2-hydroxymuconate Delta-isomerase: MPQITVDYSASLDDAFDRQGFALALHEEVVVTAAAKIGACKTQFRRAEDTVVGADTAGHAVVHVTLGLLAGRTEEVRTKLAEATLDLLRTHVKPAGGVELHASAEVRDLDPSYRKFEA; the protein is encoded by the coding sequence ATGCCGCAGATCACCGTCGACTACTCCGCGTCGCTCGACGACGCCTTCGACCGGCAGGGCTTCGCCCTGGCGCTGCACGAGGAGGTGGTCGTGACGGCCGCGGCGAAGATCGGTGCCTGCAAGACGCAGTTCCGCCGCGCCGAGGACACCGTGGTCGGCGCGGACACCGCCGGGCACGCCGTCGTGCACGTCACCCTCGGGCTGCTCGCCGGGCGGACCGAGGAGGTCAGGACGAAGCTCGCCGAGGCGACCCTGGACCTGCTGCGCACCCATGTGAAGCCGGCCGGGGGAGTGGAGCTGCACGCCTCCGCCGAGGTCCGCGACCTCGACCCCTCGTACCGCAAGTTCGAGGCGTAG